The Lycium barbarum isolate Lr01 chromosome 4, ASM1917538v2, whole genome shotgun sequence nucleotide sequence CAATACTACTAGTGGATTTGGCTATTACTCTTCTCTTCCTACTGGTGGTGATTGTATACACAAAAGTGCATAATAAATATAAAATACACAAGGTGCATTAAATCTAATTAGTGGATATCGCCGTTAGCTAGGTTTAACCAATTAAAAGAAAAGATTAAACACCGGCTATGGATATTTACCCAATCTCTAGTCTCCATCCACGTTGTTGTACCTTTGGTAAGCAGAACAAGCCAACAAATCAATGGTAAAAACTTACCCACAGGGGATTTACACCAATCAATGCCACTTATAACGGTTAAATGATTTAAATCATCAATCAGAATTGATTTTTTTCTACAGATATACAAATCTTCTcttaattttttccttttttttttctgagatTCTCTTAAATGTTACGTACATCGAGAATATGGAGAATTTTCATATTATCACCAAATTAAGTGACGACACGCGCATTGTCTATCTTACAGATACAATACAATAAAAACTTGTGGATCCTAATCACATATCACATATATAAAGTAATTACTAATTAAGGGAAAGTTTTTAGTGATTGCTTTATGAATATCATTGCACTGATTTGACATTTAAGAGACTAGCATAAATTATAGAGTTCAATTCTCTATACAATATACTCCctttatctcaatttatgtgaacatatttcctttttagtccgtgccaaaatgaatgacatcTTTTTTAATTTGggaacaaattcactttatgaaataatttacagccacacaaatatttaagacttattttgaaccacaagtttcaaaagtcttcactctttcttaaatgtcgtgcccagtcaaatgagttcacataaattgaaacagagagagtacaAAGGTTCTGATTATAGTCTTTAGATGGGCAAATTTCATATATGGTCATTCAAGTATACCAAATTACTTGCTAAAGTCACTTATGTCTATTTTATATCAAATAAAGTCATTTAAGTTAGACCATTTTATCCACAAAGTCATTATAACTAGAAAACTAAAGTTATAATTTCGTAACACTAACTTCCCTTGTGATTTATAACATTACACTTACAgttctattttaattttttaacaaatattttaacttgattattattaatataaaaaattgtGATTTGACAATTTTTTCTTTTGCGATATATTATTTTGTTTAATTCATTTTGTAAAATTACCGTTAATTTATTATTCTtactgttgctcccaaacgcacacgcaagtatacgtgatcgtacaagtaatatagactgttaagtccagatatcgatcccacagagacttagattctactgttaagctaattcaaatttgaaagaacctattcaagaaagtgaaaatcaagatgtttgttgtgctaaactaaaactgaaaagtaaacaatttgtgatgggtgtttttgtgattgggactatcttgacaaagattgtaaggattatcagatgagagaaagatctagggttatggctttcgacactGCAGTtaatcttcagacaattccacctattttatttcctgggttactagttgacgggttaattatgctttatgatattctctcgaactactcacaagcctatagatgttactataacgcctatatctctatggtcatcagaggtaacaagaacgcgtttatttctccgtattcaactaagtagggctaaagggtatatctctatcctcagtagcgaaacgattaaatcgaacaaactctatttattcttattacgtacgtgaattctctttctcaagttcaattcacgcaccacagatagtgtctaactattggccagataatcaaacaattacaaccaagaataaataagcaacccaaaatatggaaaatcaatagataataattgtcatcaaatcaactttcaagtctttcgccacaaccctagaattaagaagtttagctactcatgattcgatcatagacaaaagaagccatgaataaactagggttgaaaaaaagatgaaaactaaaataacctagagagaaaaaaaatagaacggtggcttacaaatccttgaataatcccagcacaccgttctcagctattaaaacttctatatataggctagggtaaaaataacaaataaggaatccaaatcctagtcgaaTCGGGACAACTTCCATagaaccccgctttccttccgcatcgcggaaggatcgcgcaatggTGATGATGAGTTGGTTtatccgctttcttcacgcgatgcgactGGATGGCCTGATGTTCTGAGGCTTCTCGCGAtgcttccgcgatgcggaagaaaagcGAGGTTCTTCAGTCGAATTAATCTCCTTTTAGTTCATCctttgtggtcttcgactcgtcacctcatcTAATCGTCATATGCTACGAAACCCAATCATTTTGAGCACaatttccatcgtttgtcgtcatcgtacctatacacatgaaatacaacgacataagttcaaatacgacgattgcatcatgaattaagcgataaaagtcatataagagtaagctataaaatgacacaaaacatgatatttgtgccaaatatcacttACCTTGTGATAATGATAATACGTAAGTCTAGAAATTATAGAGGTAGAATAAAAGCATAAGTAGCATTTTCTTTACGTTACCCTTCCATTTCCTGTTATTAGTTAttcaccaaaaagaaaaaaaatgtttctTAGCTCCGCTCAAATTTTTCCTATTATTTTGCTTGTTACTAACTAAGTTGATCATGTCTCAATACATAAACATTGCATAGGAATTCTCCAATGGCTCTATAATTAATTTTAACTCCTCGTAAAACATATGGTTTGGTAGCTATGTTTAGCATGTGCTCTCCGTGCAAGAGCACTTACGGTTCCGCCACGGCAATTTCACCACCCATAGTATGATTTAACTAAGTTTTTGTTTATAAAAATTGTGATTGACTAAAAAAAATTGCGATTTGACTAATGAGTACATAAAAATTAAttaaaccaaagaaaaaaaattaaaaggataAATTTTTCAAACACAacttttattaataataatcaagTTAAAATAGTTGCTAAAGAATGTAGCGTAATACACAAGGAAAATTATTGTTACGAAATCAAACTTGAAGGGGATTTATGAAATTATTGAAGAGTATTGTAAATAAGCTAAAAGGGTAGTTTAGTCATTTCTGTAATGTGGATTAGTTAGTTAAGTATGTTAGGTAATTACCTATACATAGGACATTACATTGTATTGGGTATTCAACTTTGAGATTTTGATTCGGAGTCACGGTTAATTTCAATGACCCGATGTAAGTGGAACAACTATAATTTCGTTTCAATTGAAATGTAGTGAAAATTACACAAAATGGAGTAAATATATGAAACTTGCATTGTTAGGAAGAAATAAGATAGGGTTCGTTAATGGAAAATGTAAGAAGGAAAACTATCCTGAAAGTTTGTGGGATCAGTGGGAACGTGTGAATGTTATAGTACTGTCCTGGCTTATGAATGTTGTAGATATTAATCAAATAGGTGGTATTATATATGCTACTGATTCACAAGCTTTGTGGGATGATTTGAAAGAGAGATTCGAAAAAATAGATGACTCAAGGTCATTTAACATACATCAGGAAATTGCTGCTGCAGTTCAAGGAACTCAGTCTGTGCCTGCTTATTATTCTAaattgaaagaattatggaatgAGTTTGAGTCTATGGTACCTATACCAGGGTGTAACTGTGACAAGTCAAAAGAGTTTGTTCAATATGTGCAAAGACAAAAACTCTATCAGTTTCTCATAGGCCTGAATAAGTCATATTCTCAAGCAAGGAGTCACATCTTGTTTCAAAATTCTCTTCCGACTGTGAACCAAGCTTACTCTATGATAATAAGTGATGAAAACCAAAGAGCTATAACTAGTTCAAACAACTCTACTGGTTTACTTGGTTCAAGTTCTGGTAAGAATCTGGGAATGAGTGAAAATGAAGCTATAGCAATGTACTCTAGAGCTGGAAACCAAGGTCAGAAGTTCAaaaagagattcaatccaaactataaTCCTAATGCCTTTTGTGATCATTGTAAGTTTAAAGGGCATTACAAGGTTGGTTATTATAAGCTAGTGAAATATCCTCCAGATCATCCCAAAGCTAATCAAGGAGACGGAAGGTTCACTTAAAGTGAAAATAAATTTCATCAGTCTGATAATAGGTTCATGGCAAAATATGGTAGAGGAGGTGGACAAAGTGCACATACAACTCATAATGCAGTTTTTGAACAGCAGAATCAGAATATGAGTATCTCAGATGTGAACACTGGAAATCAGATCATGATGAATTTCAATTAACATTACAATCAATATCAACCAAGTGATGGTGTTCCTCTACAGCAACAACTGGCTTGGTTTCAAAGAACTGAAGGCCCTACAACACTCGCACCTTCTCAGTATGCTGAAATTTGCAAAATGATGGAGCAAAGTCAACTTGGTGGACAACCATCTCAATCCAGCAATATCACTCATTCTACAAACATGACATATACATGTAGTGCTCTGCTAGTTTTACAAAATCCAAAAGAATGGATCATAGACTCAGGGGCTACAAATTATATGACTTCAAACTTAGAAATATTAGAAAAATCTACTTTGACTAAACCTGAAATTGATAAGAAGGTAATACTCCCTAATAGTGAGGTTACTCATGTTAAACAAACAGGTAAAAGTGTTATATCATCTATGAgcaatattcataatatgttaTACATACCTGAGTTTAAATTAAATCTGTTGTCAGTGTCAAAATTAACCAGACAACTGAATTGCTCAGTTAAGTTTTATCCTGATTTTTGTGTTTTCCAGGATCTCTTCACTGGGAAGGTGAAGGAGATTGGTAAGAAAGATGATGGTCTCTACTATCTCATAAGGTCAAAACTCAGGCTTACTAAGGAACAAATACTTGGTTATGGTCTGTACTCTACTAGTGAAACTGTTAAAGATGAAGACCTTAGTTTGTGGCATAAAAGAATGGGTCATGTATCATCTAGTATTTTACACAAACTGTTTCCTACTACAATGTCTAGTATTACAAATTTACTAAATAAATGCACAGTATGTCCTTGTGCCAGGCAAACTAGATTGCCATTCCCTAAGAGTACTACTACTAGTTCCAGGATGTTTGAACTTGTACATATGGATGTATGGGGACCATATAAGACTGCTACTTTTGATGGTTGTAAATCCTTCTTAATTGTTGTAGATGATTTTTCAAGATTTACTTGGGTCTTTCTACTAAGATTAAAGTCTAATGTATTTGTGCATATAAAGAATTTCCCGACTCTTATTAGAAATCAATATGATCTAATGGTCAAGACCATAAGAACTGATAATGGCACACGATTTGTCAGTTCTATGTATTATGACCTGTTTACCATTTTAGGGATCATTCATCAAAAATCATGTCCCTATACTCCACAGCAAAATAGAGTAGCAGAAAGAAAACATAGACATATTTTAGAGCTTACTAGAGTAATTAGATTCCAAGCTCAGATTCTAATAAAGTTTTGGGGACATTGTGTACAGGTTGCAGTCTATATAATCAACAAGTTACCTTCTCAGGTGATTAATAAATGCTCACCTTATGAGAAATTGAACAGCAGAAAACCTTCTTCGATTCATTTGAGAATTTTGGGCTGTTTATTTTCTGCAAAAATCACTCAACAAACAGATAAGTTACAATCTAGATCAAGAAAAGCCATTCATATGGGCTATTCTGAATATCAAAAAGGGTACATATTATATGACATTGAGAATAAGAATTTCTTTGTACACAGAGATGTCATCTTTAAGGAAGACATATTTCCTTTCTCAATGAGCACAAATGCTAAAACTTCCATTTTTCTACCTGCTATTCCAGTACATGAAAACACTACAGGTGCTACTAATCTTGATTTGAGCTTAGTACAGATTTCAGCTCAAAACACAGGTGAAACAAGTACCAGTCAGAAGGAGATGAGCATACACAATGCTGATGATCCATTAAGGGAAACATCATTTCAAATTCAGCAACCTCCTCAAGTACAACAATTACCAGTTGACAACATACCAAATACAACACAAGGGCAAATTCAGCAATAACAAGAAGCACGACCAACTAGAAAGTCCAGCAGAGATAAACATCCACCATGTTGGATGAAAGAGTTTGTATCATTGAATGTTCATAATGATATTCCTTATGCACTATCTAACTATTTATCTTATGATCAACTCTCATCTAAATATAAAGCTTTTGTGTCCTCTATGTCAAGTGTTATTGAACCTGCTACATATGCAGAAGCTACTAAAGATCCAAGATTGATTGAGGCTATGTAGGCTGAGGTAGATGCTCTTCAGCAAAACAATACTTGGCAAATTGTTGATTTACCAAAAGGAGTTCCAATTGGCTGTAAATGGATTTTCAAGATCAAATATAAGGCCAGTGGTGAAATTGAGAGATTTAAAGCAAGGTTGGTGGCAAAAGGATATAGTCAACAAGAGGGAATTGACTACCAAGAGACATTTAGTCCAGTAATCAAAATGATAACAATTAGAACAGTTTTGGTAATAGCAACTGCAAAGAAATGGCACATACACCAAAAAGATGTGTATAATGCCTTTCTTCAAGGGGATTTAAAGATGAGATATACATGGATCTACCACAAGGATTTAAGAGTCATGAGGACAACAGACATGTGTGCAAACTCACAAAATCCTTGTATGGACTCAAACAGGCACCAAGGCAGTGGAATGCAAAATTACAAGAAGCTTTGATCAGATTTAAGTTTGTTCAGAGTCAGTTTGATCATTCTTTATACACAAAAAAGACGGAAACATGAATCATAGTTGTATTAGTGTATGTTGATCACATGAGACAGTCTAGATTCAATAATCAAGACAAAAGCTACATTACAAGAAGCTTTCAAGATGAAGGACTTAGGTGAGCTGAAATATTTTCTGGGAATTGAGTTTGCAAGATCAGAAAAAGGAATCCTAATGCATCAAAGCAAGTATGCATTAGATTTAATATCAGAATCTGGACTCAGTGCTGCTAAACCTGCAAGTACTCCCATAGACACAAATGTGAAGCTTACCACTAGAGAATATGATCAATATGTCAAGGAAATCAGAAATCAGGAAGGTGAAGGACATGAACAAAGATCAGACAACAAAGAAGATGAATTACTTGAAGATCAAGGAAGTTATCAAAGACTAATAGGAAAGTTATTATACTTAACAGTTACAATACTTGATATTGCCTACAGTGTACAGACTTTAAGTCAGTTTTTACAACAACCAAAAAGATCACATATGGAAGCTGCATTAAGAATAGTAAGGTATGTAAAAACTCAACCTGGACAAGGAATTCTAATGTCAAGCACCAGGAAAGACATAGTTACAACATTTTGTGATGTTGATTGGGCAGCCTGCTCATTCTCAAGAAAATTAGTGACAGGGTTTATGATAAAGCTGGGAGAATCACTTATTTCATGGAAATCCAAGAAACAAACAACTATTTCAAGAAGCTCAGCTGAAGCTGAGTACAGAAGCATTGCAACTACAGTGGCAGAATTGACATGGCTAACAGGATTGATCAAGGATTTAGGGGTACAAATACAGTGCTAGCAAAGCAGCCATTCAGATAGCAGCCAATCCTGTGTTCCATGAAAGAACAAAACACATAGAGATTGACTGCCATTTCGTAAGGGAAAAATTAGGAATGATCAAAACTGAGTACATACACACAACTGAGCAGCCTGCAGATATTTTTACAAAAGGGTTGAGCAAAGTTCAACATGAATATCTAGTTTCCGAACTAGGATTATTCAACATTTTCATGGCTCCTAGCTTGAGGAGGAGTGTTGAAGAGTATTGTAAATAAGCTACAAGGGTGGTTTAGCCATTTCTGTAATGTGGATTAGTTAGTTAAGTATGTTAGATaattactgttgacacccaattttatcccgCCTTCCTTTCAAAATGTTTATTAGCATTTCTAATATTTTAATAGCTTAAGAATAATCATTTATACTTTaccgaaattttaattttttattaataCCGCAGTTTATTATCCAATTATAGCCGTtgcctattatcattattattactgttattatcattatcattattattactattactactactactactattattattattattattattattattattattattattattattattatcatatttGTCATTATTATGACTTACATTACGACCACTTTTAACATgttctatttattttttatgcAATTAAAacaatagcatttacttactgttaaactttaaaatattatcgcacgactATTACGACATCGTATAATATTATttagtaataaatatattttatagcaagtaatattttagcacgaGTTGACATATAATTAGCTGAagaaggtcttttatttaaatttagaagcccgtgCCTCCAAATTCGAGACCACTACCCGCCCATATTTTTAAGTTCAGCAGCCCATATTTTTAAGTTCAGCAGCCCACATTTTTAATTCATCCGCCCAGCCCACAATAACCAGCCCACTAAATCTACCCGACCCAACCCGATACGATCATCTAAAGTGAAGTAGGGTTACTTCACCATCTTCAGCCGCCCCACCCCATCgcctctctctcctctctctctctctctaataacATAACCTTCCTCTTTTCCATCTCTATTTCCAGTTAAACCTCCCCTTTTCTTTAGCCATGGATAgatttgtcccccccccccccccccccccccccatttttgtGCAAACTTCGGTTGCTTTCAAGTACCCATCAGAACCCTAAAGCCTGTccatctctctttctctctcgtGAACGGCCCTGTGGATGGCAGAGCCGAGTTTGGATTCATCCCCCTCATTGGAAAGTTTGACCTTCACATCTAAGAAAAACAGAGAGGATCTGTCCCTTTTTGAGAAAAAATTGTGGCAAGTCACGTGAAGAGGCCCCAACGTTCAGATTAGCACGAGTTTTGACCCGACTTTGAATCTTTGTTTCAAGTCCCGCCCAGAAATTTCGAACCCAGCAAACCCTAGAAATCCCTTATAAATACTCGCTTCTTACTTCGTTGAAGAGGAAGGTTCCTTTCAGCCGCCTCAATTTCCCCTAAAAATATTAGCCCACTGTTTTCTTAATATTCGAAGTGTCGATTCattttttatttctcattttttttgCCCTGTTACTGTTTCGAATCCGGTGTACGCAAACTCGGAGGTTGTAGTTGTTTCGAGTGTGTATCGGAGaccccgcacccacttcgctgcatccgaagaaggtaattctcccttcttctttttattttcttctttgtcTATGTTTCTTCAATTGTTGTGCAGTTTAAAACATGTTGATAGTTAGATTAGTTTAGTTTAATGGATAAGTCTGTTTGTATGTTGATATTAATCCGGACTTAATCAGTCTTGTATGATGGTCTAGTTGTTGAGTTAGTTCTGTTTATGTAATTATATATGTTAGGTATGATAGCTTGTTTTTAGCTGGTTTAAACATGTGAGTTATGTTTTCTTACTTAGTTCAAGCTGTTTAAGTTAAATGGTCTTACATAAGTTGGCCTAATG carries:
- the LOC132637228 gene encoding uncharacterized mitochondrial protein AtMg00810-like, which produces MKDLGELKYFLGIEFARSEKGILMHQSKYALDLISESGLSAAKPASTPIDTNVKLTTREYDQYVKEIRNQEGEGHEQRSDNKEDELLEDQGSYQRLIGKLLYLTVTILDIAYSVQTLSQFLQQPKRSHMEAALRIVRYVKTQPGQGILMSSTRKDIVTTFCDVDWAACSFSRKLVTGFMIKLGESLISWKSKKQTTISRSSAEAEYRSIATTVAELTWEKLGMIKTEYIHTTEQPADIFTKGLSKVQHEYLVSELGLFNIFMAPSLRRSVEEYCK